In the Arachis ipaensis cultivar K30076 chromosome B10, Araip1.1, whole genome shotgun sequence genome, one interval contains:
- the LOC107623407 gene encoding caffeic acid 3-O-methyltransferase, whose product MEMKMNGITTTTCESQNKARLAILELAHMMSVPMSLVAVINLKVPQAIWQGGSNAPISASQILARGGAAYDAENLQRILRLLASYNIFLEHLNSSGERKYSLTDIGKTLIDDAEGLSYAYYMLQHHQDALMRAWPLMEETVKDPTVEPFKKANGEGAISYYTKRPDVLKLAVKSLCGMSIPLMKDILDSYDGFQGVDTLVDVGGNNGISLRSIMEKYPNVRKGINFDLPDMVANAPQIPGVTHVGGDAFESVPSGDAIFIKWVLLAWTDEECKKVFQNCYKALPANGKVIACEPVAPEMTDDSQRTRALLAGDIFIMTMYRTKGKHRTEQQFKELATSAGFSHFRAFYIDPYMAVLEFHK is encoded by the exons ATGGAGATGAAGATGAATGGGATTACTACCACCACTTGTGAGTCTCAAAACAAAGCGAGGCTTGCAATTCTGGAACTTGCACACATGATGAGTGTCCCAATGTCCCTCGTCGCCGTCATCAATCTCAAGGTCCCCCAAGCCATATGGCAAGGCGGTTCCAACGCTCCCATCTCCGCCTCTCAAATTCTCGCCCGCGGTGGTGCCGCCTATGACGCTGAGAACCTTCAGCGCATTCTCCGCTTGCTGGCCAGCTATAACATATTCCTGGAACACCTTAATAGCAGCGGTGAAAGGAAGTATTCACTCACTGATATTGGCAAAACTCTCATTGATGATGCTGAAGGTTTGTCCTATGCATATTACATGCTCCAGCACCATCAG GATGCATTGATGCGAGCATGGCCATTGATGGAGGAGACAGTGAAGGATCCAACAGTGGAGCCATTCAAGAAAGCAAACGGAGAGGGTGCAATTTCATATTATACAAAGAGACCAGATGTATTGAAATTGGCTGTTAAATCCTTATGTGGAATGTCCATACCTTTAATGAAGGACATCTTGGATTCCTATGATGGCTTCCAAGGTGTGGACACATTGGTTGATGTTGGTGGCAACAATGGTATCTCTTTACGCTCGATCATGGAAAAATACCCAAATGTGCGTAAGGGCATCAACTTTGATCTTCCAGATATGGTGGCCAATGCACCACAGATTCCAG GTGTAACTCATGTGGGTGGCGACGCGTTTGAATCTGTTCCTAGTGGAGATGCCATCTTCATAAAG TGGGTCCTGTTAGCATGGACAGATGAGGAATGCAAGAAAGTTTTCCAGAATTGCTATAAGGCGCTTCCAGCGAACGGAAAAGTGATCGCTTGCGAGCCGGTGGCGCCGGAGATGACGGATGACAGCCAGAGAACAAGAGCATTGCTTGCTGGTGACATATTCATAATGACAATGTATAGAACCAAGGGGAAGCACAGGACTGAACAACAATTCAAAGAGCTTGCTACTTCTGCTGGATTTTCTCACTTTCGTGCTTTCTATATTGATCCTTACATGGCTGTGCTTGAATTTCACAAATGA